Proteins encoded by one window of Chryseobacterium sp. POL2:
- a CDS encoding RNase adapter RapZ: MSNKLTVEIHSFSYKKGGIPKDDSGNGGGFVFDCRGILNPGRIEEYKSQTGNDVAVQEYLEENTKMPSFLHAVKSIVSINIDDYLERGFENLQINFGCTGGQHRSVYSALKITEFIKEKYPKVDVKIQHDEQPQLNKSQA; the protein is encoded by the coding sequence ATGTCGAATAAATTGACGGTTGAGATCCATAGTTTTTCCTATAAAAAAGGAGGAATCCCAAAAGATGATTCTGGAAATGGTGGAGGATTTGTGTTTGATTGTCGAGGAATTCTCAATCCTGGACGTATTGAAGAATACAAATCTCAAACAGGAAATGATGTTGCAGTTCAAGAATATTTAGAAGAAAACACAAAGATGCCTTCGTTCCTGCACGCTGTAAAATCTATTGTTTCTATTAATATTGATGATTATCTGGAGAGAGGTTTTGAAAATCTTCAAATCAATTTTGGGTGTACAGGTGGACAGCACCGCTCGGTATATTCTGCATTGAAAATTACTGAATTTATCAAAGAAAAATATCCGAAGGTTGATGTCAAAATTCAGCATGATGAGCAACCACAACTTAACAAGTCACAAGCTTAA
- a CDS encoding NDP-sugar synthase, with product MKALIFAAGKGTRLQPFTNFHPKALAEVNGIPLLERNIKYLQSHGINDFVINVHHFGEQIIKFLELKNNFGANIEISDEREKLLETGGGLVFARDLLSSEESFLIMNADILTDLNISNFLKFHLDGNNFVTLAVSDRQSSRKLFFDKEMILKGWKNLGTNETKMACDNDNFRELAFSGIHCVHTSIFEKITRNGKFSIMDEYLDMMMTEKIIGYEHNANLIDVGKPESIQQAEKLFL from the coding sequence ATGAAAGCCTTGATTTTTGCGGCAGGCAAGGGGACAAGACTTCAACCATTCACCAACTTTCATCCCAAAGCGCTAGCTGAAGTTAACGGAATTCCTTTATTGGAACGAAATATCAAGTATTTGCAATCACATGGTATCAATGATTTTGTTATCAATGTTCATCATTTTGGAGAGCAAATCATTAAGTTTTTGGAATTAAAAAATAATTTTGGTGCCAATATTGAAATTTCGGATGAGCGAGAAAAATTATTAGAAACTGGCGGTGGTTTGGTTTTTGCAAGAGACTTACTATCATCGGAAGAGAGTTTCCTCATTATGAATGCCGATATCTTAACAGATCTCAATATTTCTAATTTTTTAAAATTCCATTTGGACGGCAATAACTTTGTTACATTAGCCGTTTCGGACAGACAAAGCTCAAGAAAATTATTTTTTGATAAAGAAATGATTTTAAAAGGCTGGAAAAACCTTGGAACTAACGAAACTAAAATGGCTTGTGATAATGATAACTTCAGAGAATTAGCTTTTAGCGGTATCCATTGTGTGCATACATCTATCTTTGAAAAAATAACGAGAAACGGAAAATTTTCAATAATGGATGAATATCTTGATATGATGATGACCGAAAAAATTATAGGTTACGAACATAACGCGAATTTGATAGATGTCGGAAAACCCGAATCTATACAACAAGCAGAAAAATTATTTTTATGA
- a CDS encoding DUF6702 family protein, with protein sequence MKKYFNIFGVLFLFIAMSFTGLEMFSSMTKVEFVEGSKTLKFTTKLSTSHISKALNIDPNTTGFDAEVKKYVNANVAIAVNGSSKVLTFTGSQVNGESVFVYYEASGVSDVSSLKIKNSILTSVYPKQVNIVNISYKGNLKTVNFQKGKETADVTF encoded by the coding sequence ATGAAAAAGTATTTCAACATTTTTGGCGTTTTATTCTTGTTTATTGCAATGAGTTTTACAGGATTGGAGATGTTTTCATCGATGACAAAAGTTGAATTTGTAGAAGGTAGCAAAACCTTAAAATTTACAACTAAGCTAAGTACATCCCACATTTCTAAAGCGCTTAATATTGACCCAAACACAACAGGATTCGATGCAGAGGTTAAAAAATATGTTAATGCTAATGTTGCTATTGCTGTTAATGGGAGTAGTAAAGTATTAACTTTTACAGGAAGTCAGGTGAATGGCGAATCTGTTTTCGTTTATTATGAAGCTTCTGGTGTTAGCGATGTTTCTAGTTTGAAAATTAAAAACTCAATATTAACAAGTGTTTATCCAAAACAAGTTAATATCGTCAACATTTCTTATAAAGGAAACCTGAAAACTGTTAACTTCCAAAAAGGAAAAGAAACTGCAGATGTCACATTTTAA
- a CDS encoding sulfite exporter TauE/SafE family protein: MEIALLLSALLLGFASGFHCIGMCGPIALSMGLSRQQKVNFYLQNFTYNFGRIITYSLLGAVLGIVGESFHFAGLQTSLSIGVGILLIVMALFSFGGKDFATKIPFVNKALLKVKLKLSKLLTKADLSSRFTTGLLNGLLPCGMVYMALTASLATGGIWQGALYMLFFGLGTFPFMFAVVVLGNFLSQNMRLKLVKFVPVVMIILGGLFILRGLEIGIPYLSPKKEALQIKHHQHGSDPNDHTLCH, translated from the coding sequence ATGGAAATAGCATTGCTTTTATCCGCCTTGTTACTGGGATTTGCTTCAGGTTTTCATTGCATTGGCATGTGTGGACCTATCGCACTTTCCATGGGATTATCGCGGCAGCAAAAAGTCAACTTCTATCTCCAAAATTTCACTTATAATTTTGGAAGAATTATCACTTATTCTTTATTAGGTGCTGTTTTAGGAATTGTTGGTGAAAGTTTTCATTTTGCAGGCTTACAAACTTCTCTTAGTATTGGCGTTGGTATTTTGCTGATTGTAATGGCTCTATTTTCTTTTGGCGGAAAAGATTTTGCTACAAAAATTCCTTTTGTCAACAAAGCCTTATTAAAAGTAAAATTAAAACTTTCAAAACTACTAACCAAAGCTGATTTGTCATCGCGATTTACCACAGGCCTTCTTAATGGTCTTTTGCCTTGCGGCATGGTGTATATGGCTTTAACGGCATCTCTAGCAACTGGCGGAATTTGGCAAGGTGCTTTGTATATGTTATTTTTCGGATTGGGTACTTTTCCTTTTATGTTTGCAGTTGTTGTTTTGGGGAATTTTTTAAGCCAAAACATGCGTTTAAAATTGGTGAAATTCGTGCCAGTTGTAATGATTATTTTGGGCGGACTTTTCATTCTACGCGGTTTAGAAATCGGAATACCTTATCTTTCCCCGAAAAAAGAAGCATTACAAATTAAACACCATCAACACGGTAGTGATCCCAACGACCATACATTATGTCATTAA
- the ccoN gene encoding cytochrome-c oxidase, cbb3-type subunit I, giving the protein METQKFSYDNSIVKAFLIATVVFGLVGFLLGLTAALMLFYPELPEYFLGTDDPTIASLKSGDMQGLINSHGAFGFGRIRMLHTSAVIFAFVCNSFFAGAYYSMQRLLKTRMWSDTLSWIHFWGWQIMIVSVVITFLMGINTSKEYAEHEWPIDILITVIWVIFGINMFGTIAKRRVRHLYVAIWFYLGTWVAIAMLHIFNNLEVPLTMWKSYSIYSGVKDALVQWWYGHNAVAFVLTTPVLGLMYYFLPKAAERPVFSYKLSIIHFWSLIFVYIWAGPHHLQYTSLPAWAQAVGTGFSIMLIAPSWGGMLNGLLTLRGAWDKVRENPILKFFVVAVTCYGMATFEGPILATKTLNKVGHFTDWVIGHVHLGALGWNGFMAFGVIYYLVPVMWRTKLYSTKMANWHFWLGTFGIIFYAVPLYISGFTQGLMWKQFNPDGTLVYKNWLDTVTAILPYYKMRFVGGLLYIIGSILMVVNLIATARQGSFLKNVPAEAPALAKTVKGRKQGETFHLWLERTPLYLTIGAFVAVAIGGMIEILPTIFVKNNVPTISAVKPYSPLELEGRDIYIREGCNACHSQMIRPFRDEVVRFNGKNGQYSKAGEFVYDFPFLWGSKRTGPDLHREGGVRPDSWHFKHMYNPRSTSAGSIMPRYPWLITNTLDTSLSKAKLELMKNSLDVPYTKAQIDSIDSWMNNQANAIVKNIYSEAADVKEEFAKQKETQGASFVPLEKREITALIAYLQRLGTDIKTTEVKTASN; this is encoded by the coding sequence ATGGAAACACAAAAGTTTAGTTATGACAATAGTATCGTAAAAGCTTTTTTGATTGCAACTGTAGTTTTTGGCTTGGTTGGATTCTTACTTGGGCTTACTGCGGCACTAATGCTTTTTTATCCGGAACTTCCTGAATATTTCTTAGGAACGGACGACCCGACAATTGCCAGTCTCAAGAGTGGGGATATGCAGGGATTAATCAACTCACATGGGGCATTTGGGTTCGGAAGAATCAGAATGTTGCACACTAGTGCTGTGATTTTCGCGTTCGTATGTAACAGCTTCTTTGCTGGGGCATATTACTCGATGCAACGACTTCTAAAAACAAGAATGTGGAGCGACACGTTGTCATGGATCCACTTCTGGGGATGGCAGATTATGATCGTCTCTGTAGTCATCACATTCCTTATGGGTATTAACACTTCTAAAGAATATGCCGAGCACGAATGGCCTATTGACATTTTAATTACGGTAATCTGGGTGATTTTCGGTATTAACATGTTCGGGACAATCGCCAAGAGAAGAGTTAGACACTTGTATGTTGCTATTTGGTTCTACTTGGGCACATGGGTTGCCATTGCAATGTTGCACATCTTTAACAACCTTGAGGTTCCTTTAACAATGTGGAAGTCTTATTCTATCTATTCTGGTGTTAAAGATGCATTAGTACAATGGTGGTATGGTCACAATGCTGTGGCTTTCGTATTAACAACGCCTGTATTAGGTTTGATGTATTACTTCTTACCTAAAGCAGCAGAAAGACCAGTATTCTCGTACAAACTTTCAATTATCCACTTTTGGTCATTAATTTTTGTATATATCTGGGCAGGCCCTCACCATTTACAATATACATCTTTACCAGCATGGGCACAGGCCGTAGGAACAGGTTTCTCAATTATGCTAATCGCACCATCCTGGGGTGGTATGCTTAATGGTCTATTGACATTAAGAGGAGCTTGGGATAAAGTAAGAGAGAATCCAATTCTTAAATTCTTCGTAGTGGCGGTAACATGTTACGGTATGGCAACTTTCGAAGGTCCAATTTTAGCAACAAAAACTTTAAATAAAGTTGGGCACTTTACAGACTGGGTAATTGGTCACGTACACTTAGGTGCTTTAGGATGGAATGGATTTATGGCATTTGGGGTTATCTATTATTTGGTACCTGTAATGTGGAGAACTAAATTGTACTCAACCAAAATGGCTAACTGGCATTTCTGGCTAGGGACTTTCGGTATTATTTTCTATGCCGTTCCTTTATATATTTCAGGATTTACGCAAGGTTTGATGTGGAAACAATTCAACCCAGATGGAACTTTAGTTTATAAAAACTGGTTAGATACTGTAACGGCTATTTTACCATATTACAAGATGAGATTTGTTGGTGGTTTATTATACATCATTGGATCAATTTTGATGGTAGTTAACCTAATTGCAACAGCTAGACAAGGTTCATTCCTTAAAAATGTACCTGCTGAAGCACCTGCATTGGCTAAAACTGTAAAAGGTAGAAAACAAGGCGAAACCTTCCACCTTTGGTTGGAAAGAACACCTTTATATTTAACAATCGGAGCTTTCGTTGCTGTAGCTATCGGAGGTATGATTGAGATTTTACCAACAATATTTGTGAAAAATAACGTCCCTACTATATCAGCGGTTAAACCTTACAGTCCATTAGAATTAGAAGGTAGAGACATCTATATTAGAGAAGGGTGTAACGCTTGTCACTCTCAAATGATTAGACCTTTCCGTGACGAAGTTGTACGTTTCAATGGTAAAAATGGTCAATATTCTAAAGCTGGCGAATTCGTATATGACTTCCCATTCCTTTGGGGTTCTAAAAGAACTGGGCCAGATCTACATAGAGAAGGCGGTGTAAGACCAGACTCTTGGCACTTCAAACACATGTATAATCCAAGATCAACATCGGCAGGATCTATCATGCCACGTTATCCTTGGTTAATTACAAATACGCTAGATACATCTTTGAGCAAAGCCAAACTTGAGCTTATGAAAAACTCACTAGATGTACCTTATACAAAAGCACAGATTGACTCCATAGATTCTTGGATGAATAATCAAGCCAATGCAATTGTTAAAAATATTTATTCTGAAGCAGCAGACGTTAAGGAAGAATTTGCTAAGCAAAAAGAAACGCAAGGTGCAAGTTTCGTACCGCTTGAAAAAAGAGAAATAACAGCTCTTATTGCGTACTTACAACGCTTAGGAACAGATATTAAGACAACTGAAGTAAAAACTGCGAGCAACTAA
- a CDS encoding cbb3-type cytochrome oxidase subunit 3, with product MIPQSFKDIVSNVEYAGFLNTLSLILFLITFVGIAYYVFNKPKKFYQEQENAPLDDDINIEEKDEEKDDNKTSH from the coding sequence ATGATTCCGCAAAGTTTTAAAGACATCGTTTCCAATGTAGAATATGCAGGATTTTTGAATACCCTGTCATTAATATTGTTCCTTATCACCTTTGTTGGTATTGCGTACTATGTATTCAACAAACCAAAAAAGTTTTATCAAGAACAAGAAAATGCGCCACTTGATGACGATATCAACATTGAGGAAAAAGACGAAGAAAAAGATGATAATAAAACTTCGCATTAA
- the ccoS gene encoding cbb3-type cytochrome oxidase assembly protein CcoS — protein sequence MEILYLMIICSVSLAVVFLIIFIIGARKGHFEDDESPAVRILMDDEIKDETLESEKKERKDNSDL from the coding sequence ATGGAGATTCTATATTTAATGATTATATGCAGCGTTTCTCTGGCTGTAGTTTTCTTAATAATCTTCATTATTGGGGCTAGAAAAGGACATTTTGAAGACGATGAAAGCCCTGCAGTTCGGATCCTGATGGATGACGAAATAAAAGATGAGACATTGGAATCTGAAAAAAAAGAAAGAAAAGATAATAGTGATTTGTAG
- the ccoG gene encoding cytochrome c oxidase accessory protein CcoG: MSDSNKPVIGGQGQIVEAETFRDSVGTMDNTGKRKWVFPRKPKGKYTNYRNVVSVILLIILFAVPFIKINGNPFLMINILDRQFFIVGQPFYPQDFFILALGAIASLVFIILFTVVFGRIFCGWICPQTIFMEMIFRKIEYAIEGDRNKQIRLDQQAWNSEKIWKRGLKWSIFILISVIITHFMFMYIVGYEEVFKIMKEGPFARPTNFLVMIMFSAAFYFVFAWFREQVCTLVCPYGRLQGVLIDKETINVFYDYQRGENRSKWRKGEDRKAVGKGDCIDCHQCVVVCPTGIDIRDGQQLECINCTACIDACDEVMEKVGLPKGLIRYASINQIEKKEKFKFNNRMKISSVLLVLLMVFLGFLLNNRGTMEAKFLKPPGSTFFLRDGKITNTYNYTFLNKSNETRTVTIKVIEPQNGTISVSGGNKIIMKRDAMIKGTINVSFPESQIKLSKQNLSIGVYDMNGKLLDSFQTYFEGPFKFQF; the protein is encoded by the coding sequence ATGAGCGACTCTAACAAACCTGTTATCGGTGGGCAAGGCCAAATCGTTGAGGCAGAAACCTTTAGAGATTCTGTCGGAACGATGGATAATACTGGAAAACGTAAATGGGTATTTCCTAGAAAACCAAAAGGAAAATACACCAATTACAGAAATGTAGTCAGTGTTATTCTATTAATTATTCTATTTGCGGTTCCATTTATAAAAATTAATGGCAATCCATTCTTGATGATTAATATCTTGGATCGTCAATTCTTTATTGTTGGACAACCATTTTACCCTCAAGATTTCTTTATTTTAGCTTTAGGTGCAATTGCTTCTTTAGTATTCATTATTTTATTTACAGTTGTTTTTGGTAGAATATTTTGTGGATGGATATGTCCGCAAACTATTTTTATGGAAATGATTTTTAGAAAAATTGAATATGCCATAGAAGGTGATAGAAACAAACAAATCCGACTAGACCAGCAAGCTTGGAATAGTGAAAAAATATGGAAACGCGGACTCAAATGGTCGATTTTTATTCTGATTTCTGTTATCATAACGCACTTCATGTTCATGTATATCGTCGGCTACGAGGAAGTTTTCAAAATCATGAAGGAAGGTCCATTTGCACGACCAACTAATTTCTTGGTGATGATTATGTTCTCCGCAGCATTTTATTTTGTATTTGCGTGGTTTAGAGAGCAAGTCTGTACCTTAGTTTGTCCTTATGGAAGATTGCAAGGTGTCTTGATTGACAAGGAAACTATCAATGTATTCTATGATTATCAAAGAGGAGAAAACCGCTCAAAATGGAGAAAAGGAGAAGATAGAAAAGCCGTAGGAAAAGGCGATTGTATAGATTGTCACCAATGCGTTGTGGTATGCCCAACAGGTATTGATATTCGTGATGGTCAACAACTAGAATGCATCAACTGTACAGCTTGTATTGATGCGTGTGACGAAGTTATGGAGAAAGTAGGCCTGCCAAAAGGGCTTATTCGCTATGCATCCATCAACCAGATTGAGAAAAAAGAAAAATTCAAGTTTAACAATAGAATGAAGATTTCTTCTGTTCTTTTAGTTTTATTGATGGTTTTCTTAGGATTCTTGCTTAACAATAGAGGAACAATGGAGGCCAAATTTTTAAAACCTCCTGGATCAACTTTCTTCCTTCGTGATGGCAAAATAACAAACACTTACAACTATACTTTCCTTAACAAATCGAATGAAACAAGAACCGTTACGATCAAAGTTATTGAACCACAAAATGGAACAATCAGCGTAAGTGGAGGTAACAAAATTATCATGAAAAGAGATGCAATGATTAAAGGAACCATCAATGTAAGTTTCCCAGAATCTCAAATTAAATTATCAAAACAAAACCTAAGCATCGGGGTTTATGATATGAATGGAAAATTGTTAGACTCTTTCCAGACTTACTTCGAAGGTCCATTCAAATTCCAATTTTAA
- a CDS encoding cbb3-type cytochrome c oxidase N-terminal domain-containing protein: MKRRTPVYINILVVLGLLLVVFYMFAQTSEFFKTKYFWAATIVSIIVVFIQSAIGDLIENEKFKKLTEEEKNQYLAETKVPYFKHLWASASKKQTAKEEEDILIDHGFDGIMELDNQLPKWWLGLFYFGIAYCVLYIVSFSFTDFADPDVEYNQEHKAQIAAVEKYLETVPQATLETAVFTEDHVEEGKAIFETNCVACHMDAGKGGIGPNLTDNFWINQPEKTLYKSIFHVVYNGSPHNPTMQAWGQNGVLTGNDIEKVSAYVYHINQEQAPITQAQGGAAPQGTEANWEK, from the coding sequence ATGAAAAGAAGAACACCCGTATATATTAATATCCTTGTTGTATTAGGATTATTGCTTGTCGTATTTTACATGTTTGCACAGACTTCAGAATTTTTCAAAACGAAATATTTCTGGGCAGCAACCATAGTAAGTATCATCGTAGTATTTATTCAGTCTGCGATTGGTGATTTAATTGAGAATGAAAAATTCAAAAAATTAACTGAAGAAGAGAAAAACCAATATCTAGCAGAAACAAAAGTCCCTTATTTCAAACATTTGTGGGCGTCTGCTTCTAAAAAACAAACCGCAAAAGAGGAAGAGGATATCCTTATCGACCATGGTTTCGATGGAATTATGGAGCTTGACAATCAATTACCAAAGTGGTGGTTAGGTCTATTCTATTTCGGTATTGCATATTGTGTATTGTATATTGTTTCTTTTAGCTTTACAGATTTTGCTGACCCAGATGTCGAGTACAACCAAGAACACAAAGCACAGATTGCTGCTGTCGAAAAGTATCTAGAAACAGTACCGCAGGCAACATTGGAAACCGCTGTTTTCACGGAAGATCATGTTGAAGAAGGTAAAGCTATCTTTGAAACAAACTGTGTGGCTTGCCACATGGATGCAGGAAAAGGAGGTATTGGTCCAAACTTGACAGACAATTTCTGGATTAATCAACCGGAAAAAACCTTATACAAAAGTATTTTCCACGTTGTGTACAATGGTAGTCCACACAATCCAACAATGCAAGCTTGGGGACAAAATGGCGTGCTAACTGGTAATGATATCGAAAAAGTTTCGGCTTATGTATATCATATCAACCAAGAGCAAGCTCCTATTACACAAGCACAGGGCGGCGCTGCACCACAAGGTACAGAAGCGAACTGGGAGAAATAG
- a CDS encoding TIGR00730 family Rossman fold protein: MIDDSKDLDKRLHESFRRKTWDETITKDSWMVFKVMAEFVDGYEKMGRIGPCVSIFGSARLKKDDYYYNMAIEIATKITEIGFGVITGGGPGIMEAGNKGAFGHGISIGLNIDLPFEQHFNPYIDKGYNLDFDYFFVRKVMFVKYSQGFIVMPGGFGTLDELSEALTLIQTKKIGRFPIVLIGSDFWSGLLDWFKNTLVERKLINEEDLQLFRVVDTADDAVAHIKAFYDKYAVNVNF; encoded by the coding sequence ATGATTGACGATAGCAAAGACTTAGATAAAAGATTACACGAAAGTTTCAGACGAAAAACTTGGGACGAAACCATTACCAAAGACAGTTGGATGGTTTTCAAAGTGATGGCTGAGTTTGTAGATGGTTACGAAAAAATGGGACGTATAGGACCTTGCGTTTCGATATTTGGTTCTGCCAGATTAAAAAAAGACGATTATTATTACAACATGGCGATCGAGATTGCGACCAAAATTACCGAAATAGGTTTTGGCGTTATCACAGGTGGAGGCCCTGGTATAATGGAAGCTGGTAACAAAGGGGCTTTTGGACATGGTATTTCTATTGGGCTTAATATTGACTTGCCGTTTGAACAACATTTCAATCCGTATATTGATAAAGGTTATAACCTCGATTTTGACTATTTCTTTGTTAGAAAAGTCATGTTTGTAAAATATTCTCAAGGATTTATTGTCATGCCAGGTGGTTTTGGGACTTTGGATGAATTGTCTGAAGCTTTAACTTTAATTCAGACGAAGAAGATTGGACGTTTTCCTATTGTATTGATAGGCTCAGATTTTTGGAGCGGACTTTTGGACTGGTTCAAAAACACATTGGTAGAACGAAAGCTAATCAATGAAGAGGATTTACAATTATTCCGAGTTGTAGATACAGCAGATGATGCCGTGGCACACATTAAAGCATTCTATGACAAATATGCTGTGAACGTCAATTTCTAA
- a CDS encoding FixH family protein yields MLKKLSWGHGVVIALGSFIVFILYLILVFPIGKQNAEMISDNYYEEELVYQDVIDAKKNAQHLEIKPIYSQDKNGIKLHFPSERKIDNKQIDIVLFRTDDSNLDIHKLERLDGTNSMLIPAKVLVPGSYTLKTKWKENNQSYQIDYDVLWK; encoded by the coding sequence ATGTTGAAAAAATTATCGTGGGGACATGGAGTCGTTATCGCGCTAGGTAGTTTTATTGTATTTATTTTGTATCTAATTTTAGTATTTCCTATAGGAAAGCAAAATGCAGAAATGATTTCTGACAATTATTACGAGGAAGAACTCGTCTATCAAGATGTTATTGATGCCAAAAAAAATGCACAACACCTGGAGATAAAACCCATTTACTCCCAAGATAAAAACGGTATAAAACTTCATTTCCCTTCGGAAAGAAAAATCGATAATAAACAAATCGACATTGTACTCTTCCGCACGGATGATTCGAATCTAGATATCCATAAACTAGAACGTCTTGATGGCACCAACTCCATGTTGATACCAGCAAAAGTTTTGGTACCTGGTTCTTACACTTTAAAAACAAAATGGAAAGAAAATAACCAATCCTACCAGATTGATTATGATGTATTATGGAAATAG